The Candidatus Neomarinimicrobiota bacterium genomic sequence CCGGAGACGGTGCCCGGTAAAAGGTCCCCACCATGGGACTCGTCACAACGGCAGGATCTTCCGCCGGTACTTTTTGAGGAGCGGATTTTGAGGTTTCGGGACTCTCTTTCGGCGGGTTTTGAGATGCATGGGCTGTCGAAACAGGTGCTGGAGAATAGACGACAGAGCCGCCTACCGGAGATATGTGTTTACTGATGCGGATCTTTCGGAAAAAACCGGAAAATTCCAGTTCT encodes the following:
- the accB gene encoding acetyl-CoA carboxylase biotin carboxyl carrier protein, with the protein product MNESWIRRMVSLVEESDIEELEFSGFFRKIRISKHISPVGGSVVYSPAPVSTAHASQNPPKESPETSKSAPQKVPAEDPAVVTSPMVGTFYRAPSPEDKSFVEIGDTVEIGQTLCIIEAMKIMNEIQAERAGTVKEIFAENASPVEYGTPLFRIE